A single genomic interval of Adhaeribacter pallidiroseus harbors:
- a CDS encoding NAD-dependent epimerase/dehydratase family protein, producing the protein MNTINEKILVIGACGQLGTELTLELRKLYGNAQVIAADIAISQHTALAESGPFEILDVLDRHHLADLAYKYEFTQIYHLAAVLSATGEKRPKFTWKINMKGLENILDLTLEKGIAKVYWPSSIAVFGPNTPRHYTPQHTIMDPNTVYGISKLTGERFCEYYANRYKLDIRSLRYPGLIGYKALPGGGTTDYAVDIFHKAVEGQPYECYLAENTYLPMMYMPDALKATLDLMHAPAEKIKIRSSYNVTAMSFSPAEVAASIRSSIPNFEITYKPDYRQQIAASWPESINDSVAQQDWNWQPDYDLPRMTQDMLENLQKQKAGL; encoded by the coding sequence ATGAACACTATAAACGAAAAAATACTGGTTATTGGTGCCTGCGGCCAGTTAGGTACGGAACTTACCCTGGAACTACGTAAGTTATATGGCAACGCCCAGGTAATTGCCGCGGATATTGCTATTTCGCAACATACCGCGTTAGCAGAATCGGGCCCTTTTGAAATTCTGGATGTGCTCGACCGGCATCACCTGGCTGATTTAGCGTACAAGTACGAATTTACCCAGATTTACCACTTAGCGGCGGTTTTATCGGCTACCGGCGAAAAGCGTCCGAAGTTTACCTGGAAAATAAATATGAAGGGTCTGGAGAACATTCTGGATTTAACTCTGGAAAAAGGCATTGCTAAAGTTTACTGGCCCAGTTCTATTGCGGTTTTCGGCCCGAATACGCCCCGCCACTACACGCCGCAGCATACAATTATGGACCCGAATACCGTATACGGCATTAGCAAACTAACCGGCGAACGCTTTTGCGAATACTACGCCAACCGGTATAAACTAGATATTCGCAGTTTGCGGTATCCGGGCTTAATTGGTTATAAAGCTTTGCCCGGCGGGGGCACCACCGATTATGCCGTAGATATTTTCCATAAAGCGGTAGAAGGCCAGCCTTACGAGTGCTACCTCGCCGAAAACACCTACTTACCGATGATGTACATGCCCGATGCCTTAAAAGCAACGCTGGACCTGATGCACGCGCCCGCCGAAAAGATAAAAATTCGGTCGTCGTATAATGTAACGGCCATGAGTTTTTCGCCGGCCGAAGTGGCGGCTTCTATCCGGAGCAGTATTCCAAATTTTGAAATAACTTATAAACCAGATTATCGGCAACAAATAGCGGCATCCTGGCCCGAATCTATTAACGACTCCGTAGCGCAACAAGATTGGAACTGGCAACCGGATTATGATTTACCCCGCATGACGCAGGATATGTTGGAAAACTTACAGAAACAGAAAGCGGGCCTGTAA
- a CDS encoding VCBS repeat-containing protein, with protein sequence MYEYFYNGGGVAVGDVNQDGLPDIYFTANMATNRLYLNKGNLQFTDITDAAGVTGREGPWKTGVTMADVNGDKLLDILVCYSGNVRPEKRLPQLFINQGPDSNGVPRFRDQAAQYGLTQPAYSTNASFFDYDRDGDLDLFLLNHSPTQLPALDEALTADMLKKEDTQSGVRLFRNDKNFFKDVTQQTGLHSSVLTYGLGIAISDVNTDGWPDLYISNDYAIPDFLYINNHNGTFTNKLPTSVGHTSQFSMGNEVADINNDALPDILTLDMLPEDNRRQKLLFAPDNYEKFDLNLRSGFYYQYMRNMLQLNNGDGTFSEVGQLAGISNTDWSWAPLFADYDNDGWKDLYVTNGYVRDFTNLDFMKYMGDYMKQREGHLMRDDVLKLVHQMPSSNVTNYAFKNTGNAVFRDESANWGLKHVSNSNGAAYADLDNDGDLDLIVNNINQPASIYQNQAKQQLKNQFLQVKLQGDGKNTQGLGAKVTLYNQGQQQYLEQMPTRGFQSSVLPVLHFGLGTAMVVDSVQIRWPGGKQQVLRQVKANQMITLKEQDAENLKKPVKRAAPAFAEIKTPVTFAHQKQNHNDFKRQPLLVNPQSFAGPCLIKGDVNQDGLEDVYAGGSAGQAGKLYLQQPGGRFMQKENTAFTADKKSEDVDALFFDANQDNKPDLYVCSGGYGNFMPEDSLLQDRLYLGDGKGNFLKNTAALPKMLTSTSCVRATDINQDGFLDLFVGGRVVPGRYPETPRSYVLLNDGTGKFTDQTATVAPALQQIGMVTDAAWHDLNQDKIPELLVVGEWMPVTVFKINKGKLQEATATYFTKNYRGWWNKIWVDDFNHDTKPDVVIGNTGLNSQCKATDKQPADLIYKDFDDNGSVDPILCFYMQGKSYPYVSRDELLDQISMMRTRFPDYKSYADATLQDIFTPEEMQGAKHLSANYLATAFFEMNATGKFVEKALPIEAQFAPVYAVTSLDYNHDGHLDLLLAGNNNQARLRFGKSDANYGTLLQGNGKGTFTYVPQTQSGLQVKGDVRSILSLKQVLLFGRNQQSVLAYKINGAR encoded by the coding sequence ATGTACGAGTACTTTTATAATGGGGGTGGGGTAGCTGTTGGCGATGTGAACCAGGATGGCCTGCCGGATATTTATTTTACCGCGAACATGGCCACTAACCGCCTTTACTTGAATAAAGGCAATCTGCAGTTTACCGATATTACTGATGCCGCCGGCGTTACCGGCCGCGAAGGCCCCTGGAAAACGGGTGTTACCATGGCCGATGTGAACGGCGACAAACTTCTTGATATTCTAGTTTGCTATTCCGGGAATGTGCGCCCCGAGAAACGCTTGCCCCAGCTATTTATTAATCAAGGTCCCGATAGCAATGGAGTACCCCGATTCCGTGATCAGGCAGCCCAATACGGATTAACGCAGCCAGCTTATAGCACCAACGCTAGTTTTTTTGATTATGACCGCGACGGCGACCTGGATCTGTTTTTACTCAATCACAGTCCCACCCAATTACCGGCGCTGGACGAAGCCTTAACCGCCGACATGTTAAAAAAAGAAGATACCCAGAGTGGCGTACGACTATTCCGGAACGATAAAAACTTTTTTAAAGATGTAACCCAACAGACCGGTTTGCATAGCTCGGTATTAACCTATGGTTTAGGGATAGCTATTTCGGATGTAAATACGGATGGCTGGCCGGATTTGTATATTTCTAACGATTACGCTATTCCGGATTTTCTGTACATCAATAATCACAACGGTACTTTTACGAATAAATTACCAACTAGTGTAGGACACACGTCTCAGTTTTCGATGGGGAACGAAGTAGCCGATATTAACAACGATGCCCTGCCGGATATTTTAACCCTGGATATGTTGCCGGAAGATAACCGTCGGCAGAAACTTTTGTTTGCCCCGGATAATTACGAGAAATTTGATTTAAACCTGCGCTCCGGTTTTTACTACCAATACATGCGCAACATGTTGCAGCTAAATAATGGCGACGGTACTTTTAGCGAAGTAGGGCAACTGGCTGGTATTTCTAACACCGATTGGAGCTGGGCGCCTTTGTTTGCCGATTACGATAACGACGGCTGGAAAGATTTGTACGTGACGAATGGCTACGTGCGCGACTTTACCAACCTGGATTTTATGAAATACATGGGCGATTATATGAAGCAACGCGAAGGCCATTTAATGCGCGATGATGTGTTAAAATTAGTGCACCAGATGCCTTCGTCTAACGTTACTAATTATGCTTTTAAGAACACCGGCAATGCGGTTTTTCGGGATGAAAGTGCCAACTGGGGCTTAAAACATGTTTCTAACAGTAATGGCGCCGCTTACGCCGATTTAGATAACGATGGCGATCTGGACTTAATCGTCAATAATATTAACCAACCGGCTTCTATTTACCAAAACCAAGCGAAGCAGCAGTTAAAAAACCAATTTTTACAGGTTAAACTGCAAGGCGATGGCAAAAACACGCAAGGCTTGGGAGCTAAAGTTACGCTTTACAACCAGGGCCAACAGCAGTACCTGGAACAAATGCCCACGCGGGGTTTTCAATCGAGTGTGTTACCGGTCTTACATTTTGGTTTAGGTACGGCTATGGTAGTTGACTCTGTGCAAATTCGCTGGCCAGGTGGCAAGCAGCAGGTACTACGTCAGGTAAAAGCCAATCAAATGATAACTTTAAAGGAGCAGGATGCCGAAAATTTAAAAAAACCGGTAAAAAGAGCCGCTCCCGCTTTTGCCGAGATAAAAACACCGGTAACCTTCGCCCACCAAAAACAAAACCACAACGACTTTAAACGGCAGCCTTTACTCGTAAATCCACAGTCGTTTGCCGGGCCATGCTTAATTAAAGGCGATGTAAATCAGGATGGTCTGGAAGATGTGTACGCCGGGGGCAGTGCGGGCCAAGCGGGTAAGTTATACCTGCAGCAACCAGGCGGTAGGTTTATGCAAAAAGAAAATACTGCTTTTACCGCTGATAAAAAGAGTGAAGATGTAGACGCGCTGTTTTTTGATGCGAACCAAGACAACAAACCAGATTTATACGTATGCAGCGGCGGTTACGGCAATTTTATGCCCGAAGACTCTTTGCTCCAGGACCGGCTTTATTTGGGCGACGGCAAAGGTAATTTTTTAAAAAATACCGCTGCTTTGCCAAAGATGCTTACCAGTACCAGTTGCGTGCGGGCCACGGATATTAACCAGGACGGGTTTTTAGATTTATTTGTAGGTGGTCGGGTAGTGCCGGGCCGCTATCCCGAAACTCCCCGCAGTTACGTGTTGCTAAACGACGGAACAGGCAAATTTACCGACCAAACTGCCACGGTAGCACCTGCTTTGCAGCAAATAGGCATGGTTACCGATGCTGCCTGGCACGATTTAAATCAGGATAAAATTCCTGAGCTGTTGGTGGTAGGCGAGTGGATGCCGGTAACTGTGTTTAAAATTAACAAGGGCAAATTACAAGAAGCTACGGCTACTTACTTTACAAAAAATTACCGGGGTTGGTGGAATAAAATCTGGGTCGATGATTTTAACCACGACACCAAGCCGGATGTAGTAATTGGTAATACCGGCCTGAACTCTCAGTGCAAAGCTACTGACAAACAACCCGCCGACTTAATTTACAAAGACTTTGACGATAACGGCTCCGTAGACCCTATTCTGTGTTTTTACATGCAAGGCAAAAGCTACCCCTATGTAAGCCGCGACGAACTACTCGACCAGATAAGTATGATGCGCACCCGTTTTCCGGATTACAAAAGCTACGCCGATGCTACCTTACAAGATATTTTTACCCCGGAAGAGATGCAAGGCGCCAAACACTTATCGGCCAATTACCTGGCCACCGCTTTTTTTGAGATGAATGCCACGGGTAAATTTGTAGAGAAAGCCTTGCCTATAGAAGCGCAGTTTGCTCCCGTCTATGCCGTTACTTCCCTGGATTATAACCACGACGGCCACCTGGATTTACTCTTAGCCGGAAACAACAACCAGGCTCGCCTGCGTTTTGGTAAGTCCGATGCGAATTACGGTACCTTGCTGCAAGGAAACGGCAAAGGAACCTTTACGTATGTACCGCAAACCCAATCGGGATTGCAAGTGAAAGGCGATGTTCGAAGTATTTTAAGTTTAAAGCAAGTGTTGCTTTTTGGCCGCAATCAACAATCGGTGCTGGCGTATAAAATAAATGGGGCCAGATAA
- a CDS encoding RagB/SusD family nutrient uptake outer membrane protein, translating into MKRTFKYISIFVISGILLSACKEDFLDTQPLDKAPGELVWSDAALAESAVTELYNGLFEGMLNQENMDCITDNALYNFGKQDIMEANISPSNTGWVHHTYEWGEMYRRIRAANIALKKLAAPEFENTNGIVERLKGETYFMRAYFYNQMVRYYGGVPIIKSPYELTSTDFTIARNTYEECVNFIVSDLDSAALLLNGKSLTLGRATQGAALALKSRVLLYAASDLHHMPTYINNLQKSTNRNIAGDLFFSKPENVALLGYPAGDRTARWKAAQDAARAVIDLGFYGYNLDLSAPVTPEEGKNNYVNLYLSRNGGEKDAIFMRQFINAKDEWGAWYPRNNGPNGYHGWTSSEPTQNLVDDYEMMDGTKFDWNNAEHKAAPYDNRDPRFYASILYDGAPWKPRTADAAGTDPFSQIQMGQYQIGNASSPTTYFGLDTRNSSIENWNGTRTGYAIRKFIDPNPAIEDQVTRQEVPSPQIKFTEVVFNYIEASLALGQEAEALAWLNKIRFRSGMPAINESNQALVERYHNERNIEMLFEEQRFYDTRRWMTAPQNQGEKVRIMKVTATLKPGKTVPVYRYSKDDYNYTYTVQEIDPGVENRKWDDKLYFMPIHRDEINRNNKLVQNPGYQ; encoded by the coding sequence ATGAAGAGAACATTTAAATATATTTCAATTTTTGTAATTTCTGGAATACTGCTTTCGGCGTGTAAAGAAGATTTTTTAGATACGCAGCCTTTAGATAAAGCACCGGGAGAACTGGTTTGGAGTGATGCGGCACTGGCCGAATCTGCCGTAACGGAACTGTATAACGGTTTATTTGAAGGCATGTTAAACCAGGAAAATATGGACTGCATTACTGACAATGCCTTGTACAACTTCGGAAAGCAGGATATTATGGAAGCCAACATAAGTCCGTCTAATACGGGCTGGGTACACCATACCTACGAATGGGGCGAAATGTACCGGAGAATCCGGGCGGCCAACATTGCTTTGAAGAAATTAGCTGCACCTGAATTTGAAAATACTAATGGTATTGTGGAGCGGTTAAAGGGCGAAACTTATTTTATGCGAGCTTATTTTTATAACCAGATGGTGCGGTACTATGGTGGTGTTCCTATCATTAAATCACCTTATGAGTTAACCAGTACTGATTTTACCATTGCCCGGAATACGTACGAAGAATGCGTAAATTTTATAGTTAGCGATTTGGATTCGGCTGCTTTACTTTTAAATGGTAAATCCTTGACGTTAGGCCGGGCCACTCAGGGAGCAGCTCTGGCTTTAAAATCGCGGGTACTGCTGTATGCTGCCAGTGACCTACACCACATGCCAACTTATATAAATAATTTACAAAAGAGCACTAATCGGAATATTGCGGGTGATTTATTTTTTTCTAAGCCAGAAAATGTAGCACTACTGGGCTATCCGGCTGGCGATCGGACAGCGCGGTGGAAGGCAGCTCAAGACGCAGCCAGAGCCGTGATAGATTTAGGTTTCTATGGTTATAACCTCGATTTATCGGCCCCGGTAACTCCGGAAGAAGGTAAAAATAATTATGTTAACTTGTACTTATCCCGAAACGGTGGAGAAAAAGATGCCATTTTCATGCGTCAGTTTATCAATGCCAAAGATGAATGGGGCGCCTGGTATCCGCGTAATAATGGGCCTAACGGTTATCATGGCTGGACTTCCAGCGAACCTACTCAGAATCTAGTGGATGATTACGAAATGATGGATGGTACTAAATTCGATTGGAATAATGCGGAACATAAAGCTGCTCCGTATGATAATCGCGATCCGCGTTTCTACGCCTCTATTTTATACGATGGCGCTCCCTGGAAACCTCGTACTGCTGATGCGGCTGGTACAGATCCTTTTAGCCAGATTCAAATGGGACAATACCAGATAGGGAATGCTAGCAGCCCTACTACTTATTTCGGATTAGATACCCGCAACAGTTCCATTGAAAACTGGAACGGAACCCGTACAGGTTATGCAATCCGAAAATTTATTGATCCAAACCCAGCGATTGAAGACCAGGTGACTCGTCAGGAAGTTCCATCACCGCAAATCAAATTTACTGAAGTGGTATTTAATTACATAGAGGCTAGTTTGGCTTTAGGGCAGGAAGCAGAAGCTCTTGCTTGGTTAAACAAAATTCGTTTTCGCTCCGGGATGCCGGCTATCAATGAATCTAATCAGGCACTAGTAGAACGTTACCATAATGAACGTAATATCGAAATGTTGTTTGAAGAACAACGCTTCTATGATACCCGCCGCTGGATGACAGCACCGCAAAACCAAGGTGAAAAAGTGCGGATTATGAAAGTAACCGCAACCTTAAAACCGGGTAAAACTGTACCGGTTTACCGCTACAGCAAAGACGATTATAATTATACCTACACGGTGCAAGAAATTGACCCAGGAGTGGAAAATCGGAAGTGGGACGACAAACTTTACTTTATGCCGATTCATCGCGACGAAATAAATCGAAATAACAAATTAGTTCAAAACCCCGGTTACCAATAA